A window from Vanessa atalanta chromosome 16, ilVanAtal1.2, whole genome shotgun sequence encodes these proteins:
- the LOC125069830 gene encoding uncharacterized protein DDB_G0283357-like: MALDRQKILSELGSVMNQLKNTDCGCMGKLFGDSGQSLASNGIFSNCNAYKHGYCHSHGYNPSCGEPHANNTHNFRGSCLGRCNPPKLYADTYNYLTENLMQPTINEVYNDLHSITPANTVMNSPMAKQMGFPTENFSTQGNMGNMSNGQIQKQGNVGNFNSGNIYTGTNNIPQNNTPTNIPNSNNMGNIGGMGPQIMNMFGENQLAKPVSSPTNNQHNHNDNVAFVGQHYGASQPMQQTNLNPVQHSQQMKNMNSEGGFPNQMAANNNYQHQGQHSQGIAKFNEMFPGVMKNGDLGFDPMAIAIQMNPANQKQAALDTIHKIMNNNNGGNKILNTNDNTVNQGFNSSTNNNQYNIPQNQIQNNIPTNETWQYNALNQQNNTQMVSQQPNIAETAQFQQVSKPITNPNGVFPGQTNQNAFAAVTSAPLNGQQQQPLHYQQQPLANPNSNNVQLNLPTLYEGNTTPNILQSHTNQIPNNANTQQIIKEPILPVDTSKFVMPKQKYYNYNTLGQPVEMLPGKMYHTSEPPLPQTLSPQVAMKSGNNFSKYSNVKSTVSKTSLMGNKPVGKCPSRNQLQQIYNQYKGSQSFTHQNIKDQSSKNISHSEGRFNLPHNTQHNLSAQQMPIENVGGDTVANNQLNDERAYRKEYVREQIGDAPITKQPANVPEKLSPVVNRKYRNGLQDMVYTSYPTSAAWSFHGHSRASICPSAHRYRNKI, translated from the exons ATGGCTCTAGATAGGCAAAAGATTTTAAGTGAATTAGGCAGTGTAATGAATCagttaaaaaatacagattg tggaTGTATGGGTAAATTATTTGGAGATTCTGGACAAAGTCTAGCTTCCAACGGCATTTTTTCGAATTGTAACGCGTATAAGCACGGTTATTGTCATAGTCATGGGTACAATCCATCATGTGGCGAACCCCATGCAAATAATACGCATAACTTTCGTGGATCTTGTTTAGGTCGATGTAATCCACCAAAGCTGTACGCTGATACATACAACTATCTGACTGAAAATCTTATGCAACCAACAATTAATGAAGTATATAACGACTTACACAGCATTACGCCAGCTAATACTGTAATGAATAGTCCAATGGCAAAACAAATGGGGTTTCCCACCGAAAATTTTTCGACTCAAGGTAATATGGGTAACATGTCTAATGGCCAAATACAAAAACAGGGTAATGTTGGCAACTTTAATTCTGGTAATATTTATACTGGTACCAATAATATACCACAAAATAATACTCCCACAAATATACCAAATTCTAATAATATGGGTAATATCGGTGGAATGGGACCACAAATTATGAATATGTTTGGAGAAAACCAACTTGCAAAACCTGTTTCATCGCCAACAAACAATCAACATAATCACAATGACAATGTTGCCTTTGTTGGACAACATTATGGCGCCAGTCAACCAATGCAACAAACGAATTTAAATCCTGTACAACATTCtcaacaaatgaaaaatatgaattcCGAAGGAGGATTTCCTAATCAGATGGCagcaaacaataattatcaacaTCAAGGTCAACATTCCCAAGGAATTGCCAAGTTCAATGAAATGTTCCCAGGTGTTATGAAAAACGGCGATTTAGGTTTTGACCCTATGGCTATTGCAATTCAGATGAACCCTGCAAATCAAAAACAAGCAGCTTTAGATACCATACACAAAATAATGAACAATAATAATGGtggaaacaaaattttaaatacaaatgataaTACTGTCAACCAAGGATTTAATTCATCAACAAATAACAACCAATATAATATACCacaaaatcaaatacaaaataacatacCAACTAATGAAACGTGGCAATATAATGCTTTAAATCAACAGAATAATACACAAATGGTGTCACAGCAACCAAATATAGCTGAAACTGCTCAATTTCAGCAAGTTTCCAAGCCAATTACTAATCCAAATGGGGTATTTCCTGGACAAACAAATCAGAACGCTTTTGCTGCTGTTACAAGTGCACCTTTAAATGGGCAACAGCAACAACCTTTACATTACCAGCAGCAACCCCTAGCTAATCCGAATTCAAATAATGTCCAATTGAATCTTCCAACACTATATGAAGGAAATACTACTCCCAATATATTGCAATCTCATACAAATCAAATACCGAATAACGCAAATactcaacaaataataaaagagcCGATACTACCAGTAGATACGTCCAAATTTGTAATGCCGAAGCAAaagtattacaattataatactcTTGGTCAACCCGTTGAAATGCTGCCAGGTAAAATGTATCACACCTCTGAACCACCTTTACCCCAGACATTATCTCCGCAGGTTGCTATGAAATCAGGaaacaatttttcaaaatatagtaATGTCAAGTCTACTGTAAGTAAAACTTCGTTAATGGGCAACAAGCCTGTGGGTAAATGTCCAAGTAGAAATCAgttacaacaaatatataatcaatacaaAGGTTCGCAATCATTCACGCACCAAAACATAAAAGATCAAAGTAGcaaaaatattagccattcgGAAGGAAGATTTAATTTACCACATAATACACAACACAATTTATCTGCACAGCAAATGCCTATTGAAAATGTCGGTGGAGATACCGTAGCAAATAATCAACTAAATGACGAAAGGGCCTATAGAAAAGAATATGTTAGAGAACAAATTGGTGACGCACCAATTACAAAACAACCAGCCAATGTACCGGAAAAG ttgTCTCCGGTTGTTAATCGCAAGTATAGAAACGGATTACAAGACATGGTTTATACGTCATATCCAACTTCAGCTGCTTGGTCTTTCCACGGACATAGTAGAGCCTCGATCTGCCCCTCTGCACATAGATATcggaataaaatttaa
- the LOC125069831 gene encoding sterol carrier protein 2, whose translation MPKKVFVVGVGMTKFVKPSTGRDYPDLGKEAVEAALADARIKYDDVQQAVCGYVFGDSTCGQRVLYQVGMTGIPIYNVNNNCSTGSNALFLAKQLIEGGISDIILAVGFEKMTPGALGNATFTDRTNPLDKHTLKMAEITELTGSPITAQYFGNAGLEHMKKYGTTEVHLAKIAAKNHRHGAKNPRAQGSREYTVEEILNSRRIYGPLTKLECCPTSDGSAAAVLMSEEAVIRYGLQQKAVEIIGMEMATDTPAVFEQNSLMKVAGFDMTALAAKRIYQKTGITPKQVDVVELHDCFAANELITYEGLQLCGEGEAGKFIDAGDNTYGGQVVVNPSGGLIAKGHPLGATGLAQCAELVWQLRGEAGERQVPRARIALQHNLGLGGAVVITMYRKGFNNAVPNQVAAITNNPENFKVYKYMKILEEAMQTDEDKLIEKVRGIYGFKVRNGPNGDEGYWVINAKEGKGNVTYNGKDKCDVTFTINDEDVADLISGKLNPQKAFFQGKIKIQGNMGLAMKLTDLQRSAAGRIDAIRSKL comes from the exons ATGCCTAAGAAAGTTTTTGTAGTTGGTGTCGGTATGACGAAATTCGTCAAGCCCAGTACTGGGAGAGATTATCCCGATCTAGGCAAAGAGGCTGTTGAAGCTGCTCTCGCTGATGCTCGTATTAAGTACGATGATGTACAACAAGCGGTTTGCGGCTACGTTTTCGGTGATTCTACCTGTGGTCAACGGGTTTTATACCAGGTCGGTATGACCGGTATTCCtatttacaatgtaaataataactgCTCAACAGGTTCTAATGCTCTCTTTCTGGCCAAACAACTTATTGAAGGTGGTATTTCTGatattatactagctgttgGTTTTGAAAAAATGACTCCAGGCGCTCTCGGCAATGCCACATTCACCGATAGAACTAATCCATTGGATAAGCATACTCTGAAAATGGCCGAAATTACCGAATTAACAGGCTCACCAATTACTGCGCAGTATTTCGGCAAtgcaggtttggagcatatgaaaaaatatggtACTACAGAAGTTCACTTAGCAAAAATTGCAGCTAAGAATCACCGCCATGGTGCAAAGAATCCCCGAGCTCAAGGCTCAAGGGAGTACACAGTAGAGGAGATTTTGAATTCTCGTAGAATTTACGGTCCATTAACAAAATTGGAATGTTGTCCAACTAGTGATGGATCAGCTGCGGCTGTACTCATGTCGGAGGAAGCTGTTATTCGTTATGGACTGCAGCAGAAAGCAGTTGAAATCATTGGCATGGAAATGGCTACAGACACACCCGCTGTGTTTGAACAAAACAGTTTGATGAAAGTTGCCGGTTTTGATATGACTGCTTTAGCTGCAAAACGTATCTACCAAAAAACTGGAATAACACCAAAACAAGTTGACGTTGTAGAATTGCATGACTGCTTTGCTGCTAATGAATTGATAACATATGAGGGTCTGCAGCTTTGCGGGGAGGGAGAAGCTGGTAAATTTATTGATGCAGGAGACAATACATATGGAGGTCAAGTTGTGGTCAATCCAAGCGGTGGTTTAATAGCTAAGGGACATCCTCTTGGTGCGACAGGTTTAGCCCAATGTGCAGAACTTGTGTGGCAACTGCGTGGAGAAGCAGGCGAAAGACAG GTTCCTCGTGCGCGTATCGCCTTGCAACATAACCTGGGACTCGGAGGTGCTGTTGTCATCACCATGTACCGCAAAGGCTTCAACAATGCTGTCCCCAACCAAGTCGCTGCCATCACTAACAACCCCGAAAACTtcaaagtatataagtatatgaagATCCTCGAGGAAGCGATGCAAACCGATGAGGACAAACTCATTGAAAAAGTTAGAGGTATCTATGGTTTCAAAGTAAGAAATGGTCCAAATGGTGACGAGGGTTACTGGGTGATAAATGCTAAAGAAGGAAAAGGCAATGTTACATACAATGGTAAGGATAAATGTGACGTCACCTTCACGATAAACGACGAAGATGTCGCGGACTTGATTTCTGGAAAACTAAATCCTCAAAAAGCATTTTTCCAAGGGAAAATTAAAATTCAGGGTAACATGGGCTTAGCAATGAAACTCACTGACTTACAGAGATCGGCAGCCGGTAGAATCGACGCAATTCGCTCTAAGCTATAA